The DNA segment GACGCTTAACATTATAATGATGTACTTCACAGCCGGGAGGGGCGATGTAGTGTCCTTCTAGATTATTTAGTTGATGATGCAACTGTTCAACACAGGCGGCGATTTCCTGCATTTGTGCAGTCACACCCAAAGACTCAGCATTTTGAGGACATCCCCTAGACATCAGCATCATCACTGCTGCTTGGCGGCGTGTAGTTCTAATGGTTTCCTGAACACGCTGCCGTCGCTCTCGTCTAGAGCGGATCTCAATTTCACGCACTCGAATCAGTTCGATTTCCTCATCTGGAGTTAGTTTGGTGGCTGCCCCACAAGTCTCATAATTTAAGCAAAATCCTGGGTCTATCCCTGGTTGCAACATCATAGAGGCGCAGTCAAAGCCAAGTCCGCAGATTTTCCGAGGCATAGTTTACACTTAGTTCTAGATTAATATTTATATTGTATAAGCTAGAACTACAGGGCGACACAAACTAGAAATATTAATCAACGAAGTAATATAAAACGATGTTACTAGGTTTGCAACTCTATTGTAAAGTTCGCCAACAGTTATTATGAACTGCATGGGTGGTCAATCCAAAAAGGCGTTATGATTTCTTTGATATTTTGACCGGAAATAAGTTGTGAGTGAAGTACGAGCCGATTATGATGGTGCTTGGAAAGAAGGCGTAGAACAATATTTTGAGGCGTTTCTTGCATTCTTCTTTCCTGAAATTCAAGCAGAAATTGATTGGGAACGAGGCTATGAATTTTTAGAGCAAGAACTCCAGCAGTTGATAAAAGAATCTGAAGTTGGTAAACAATTCGTCGATAAGCTAATCAAAGTTTGGCTAAAAGATGGAAAGGAAACTTGGTTGCTGATTCACCTGGAAATTCAAAGTCAAGTAGATCCCAACTTCACTAAACGGATGTTTTCGTATCACTACAGAATCTTTGACCGTTATAACCAGGAAGTGGTTAGCTTGGCAATTCTGGGGGATAATCAAGCCAGTTGGCGACCGCAAGAATATAGTTATGGTCGTTGGGGATGTCGTTTGAGTCTTCAGTTTCCTATTGTCAAGCTACTGGACTATGAATCTCGTTGGTCAGAATTAGAACAAAGTGATAGTCCTTTTGCTGTACTGGTGATGGCGCACCTGCGGACACAAGCGACAACTCAAGATTTAACTGGTCGTTTGCAATCAAAGTTGAGCCTAATTAAACGAATGTATGAGGTAGGCTATAGTAGAGATAAAATCCAGCAAATCTTCCGGTTGCTAGATAGATTAATGACTCTACCACCGGAGTTAGACTTAAATTTTCAAGCTGAATTGGAACGTTTTGAGGCTGAACAAAAAATGGCATACATGACAAGCATAGAACGCATAGGTATAGCAAAAGCTACCCAGAAATATATTGCTCAAATCCTAACAATTCGATTTAAAGATGTTCCTACTGAATTAGTAGAAAAATTAAATAAATTATATGACATTGAGTTATTGAATCAATTGTTAGAAAAAGCCGTAACTATAGGTTCAATATCTGAGTTTGGGCAACAACTAAGTCAGGAAGACACAAACACAGATAATGAAACCAGCAAATAAAAAGCTTCTCTAGCCTGAGTAAAGGCAAAATCATTTAATTAATACTTAAATTTCAAGCAGAATTGCATCGTTTTGATGCTGAAGAACAAGTGACATTAGTTGCTCAACTTATGATTTCAAAATTGCTCATTTTATCCTTACAGTGACAAATATTTAGTGATGTTCAAATCAAGAGTTGTATATGTATTTTTTGACATAAAAGGTGGGTATTCCCAGCTTGAAAATCATAATCTTTGGGAATCTTACCTTTTTTATAGTCATCTTTTATTTTGCTGTATTGCTTCATATAAGCAATGGCAAATTACCTAAGTAATAATACTAATTGGCTTGTATTAAATATTTTAAATTACTTAAATATATGATTTAATGATCGCTCGTTTCAAGTCCGACATCACAACAAAATCGCGTTGCTCCCTTATACCTTGTGTTTTGGGCAAATTTTGCCAAAAGTCACAAGTTTTCGACATCGATACACAAAGCAACGGCGGCTCCCGTCACTAAACTGAATATCACACCAATTTTAGCAATTGCAGAGTGCTTAATTCATAGGCGTTTCGGCTTTTTTTAGTGCCATTTGCTCCATAACCGTCTTGTTTTAGTAGCTAAAGACAAGACGGTTATGGAGCTTTTGGAGGCATTTGAATAACATTCGATAATCAAACCTGATCACAATTTTTAGAAGCAAACTACTGCTGATCTTCGATGATAGCTTGAACGTAGCTACCGTCGTAATTAAGCACTCTCAATCGAAACTGCTGCATATAATGGTTTTGACCTGGCGTAGTATATCCTACCTCAAACGCAGGAGTAGGCACTTCTTCAAACCCGATATAACATTTTACGGATTTGAACTTTTTCTTGATGTGATGATCTATAAGAATATCTCGTGTTTTGCTTTCCGTGGGAGGAATCGTTTCACCTGAACCCAAAAATGATAT comes from the Nostoc sp. NIES-3756 genome and includes:
- a CDS encoding Rpn family recombination-promoting nuclease/putative transposase, whose product is MSEVRADYDGAWKEGVEQYFEAFLAFFFPEIQAEIDWERGYEFLEQELQQLIKESEVGKQFVDKLIKVWLKDGKETWLLIHLEIQSQVDPNFTKRMFSYHYRIFDRYNQEVVSLAILGDNQASWRPQEYSYGRWGCRLSLQFPIVKLLDYESRWSELEQSDSPFAVLVMAHLRTQATTQDLTGRLQSKLSLIKRMYEVGYSRDKIQQIFRLLDRLMTLPPELDLNFQAELERFEAEQKMAYMTSIERIGIAKATQKYIAQILTIRFKDVPTELVEKLNKLYDIELLNQLLEKAVTIGSISEFGQQLSQEDTNTDNETSK